One region of Niallia sp. Man26 genomic DNA includes:
- the flgC gene encoding flagellar basal body rod protein FlgC, with product MSIFHSMNTTATALSANRLRMDVISSNMANAETTRGKLVNGEWEPYRRKSVVLQAQEGNSFASHLSAAQGSNDGTGNGVKVSAIEEDTETPFELVYDPENPDANEDGYVQMPNVDPLREMVDLMSTTRSYEANVTVLNASKSMLMKTLEIGK from the coding sequence ATGTCGATATTCCACAGCATGAATACAACTGCAACAGCATTAAGTGCAAACCGCTTGCGGATGGACGTCATTTCCTCCAATATGGCGAATGCAGAAACGACAAGAGGAAAGCTAGTTAATGGCGAGTGGGAGCCGTACAGAAGAAAATCAGTCGTATTACAAGCACAAGAAGGGAATTCCTTTGCATCACATTTAAGTGCAGCACAAGGAAGTAATGATGGAACAGGTAATGGTGTGAAAGTTAGTGCGATTGAGGAAGATACAGAAACACCTTTTGAACTAGTGTATGACCCAGAAAACCCAGATGCGAACGAAGATGGCTATGTACAAATGCCTAATGTAGACCCGTTAAGGGAAATGGTTGATTTGATGAGTACAACGAGATCGTATGAGGCGAATGTCACTGTATTGAACGCATCGAAAAGCATGCTTATGAAAACATTAGAGATTGGAAAGTAG
- the flgB gene encoding flagellar basal body rod protein FlgB, translating to MKLFSNTISTLESALNYSNTKQKVISQNIANVDTPNYKAKEVSFKNTLSTAMNANKTDSRHFDFEGSTGSVNVTTDKNVTYNNNGNSVDVEKEMSELAENQIYYNALVERISGKFNSLSTVIKGGR from the coding sequence ATGAAACTTTTTTCAAATACTATTTCAACACTTGAGAGTGCGTTAAATTACTCTAATACAAAACAGAAGGTTATATCGCAAAATATAGCTAACGTCGATACGCCTAACTATAAAGCGAAGGAAGTATCCTTCAAAAATACATTGTCAACAGCAATGAATGCAAATAAGACTGACAGCAGGCATTTTGATTTCGAAGGCTCAACTGGTTCTGTGAATGTTACTACAGATAAAAACGTTACTTACAATAACAATGGTAACAGTGTTGATGTCGAAAAAGAGATGAGTGAACTGGCAGAAAACCAGATTTATTACAATGCACTTGTTGAAAGAATTAGCGGCAAGTTCAATTCCCTATCAACTGTCATAAAAGGAGGAAGATAA
- the xerC gene encoding tyrosine recombinase XerC yields the protein MNKEQNAFLNLFIEYLKIEKNCSPYTIDVYKKDIQQFYLFMSKQLLEHVQEVSAQEVRIFLTELFHEELARKSIARKISSLRSFYRFLARENIVGSNPFAVISIPKLESRLPDFFYEEELQHIFRSVDTTSMLGKRNVAILELLYATGIRVGECTKIEMKDIDFSISTLLVKGKGKKERYVPFGSFAHSALESYIKNCRSKLMDKYKTNHPYLFVNYKGGPLTENGVRDILNRMMEHSAAKGKIHPHKLRHSFATHLLANGADMRTVQELLGHAFLSSTQIYTHVTSEYLKKTYMSFHPRA from the coding sequence ATGAATAAGGAACAAAACGCTTTCTTGAACCTGTTTATTGAATACTTGAAGATTGAAAAAAACTGCTCACCATATACGATTGATGTCTACAAAAAGGACATCCAGCAATTTTATCTATTTATGTCCAAGCAGCTGCTTGAACATGTACAGGAAGTAAGCGCCCAAGAGGTGCGGATTTTTTTGACAGAGCTTTTCCATGAAGAGCTTGCAAGAAAATCAATTGCCCGCAAAATTTCAAGCCTTCGGAGCTTTTATCGATTTTTAGCAAGAGAAAATATAGTGGGATCTAACCCCTTTGCCGTTATCAGCATACCGAAACTTGAAAGCAGACTGCCTGATTTCTTTTACGAAGAAGAATTGCAGCATATCTTTCGTTCGGTAGATACGACAAGCATGCTTGGAAAAAGAAATGTCGCCATCCTGGAGCTCCTGTACGCAACAGGAATCCGGGTTGGCGAATGTACAAAAATCGAGATGAAGGATATTGATTTCAGCATCTCGACATTGCTTGTCAAAGGAAAAGGGAAAAAGGAACGGTATGTGCCGTTTGGGAGTTTTGCTCATTCCGCTCTTGAATCTTACATAAAGAACTGCAGAAGCAAGCTGATGGATAAATACAAGACGAATCACCCCTATTTATTTGTTAACTACAAGGGTGGTCCGCTGACAGAGAACGGTGTACGCGACATTCTTAACCGAATGATGGAACATTCTGCTGCCAAAGGAAAGATCCATCCGCATAAGCTTAGACATTCATTTGCTACACATCTCTTGGCAAACGGTGCCGATATGCGGACTGTTCAAGAATTATTAGGTCACGCCTTTTTATCGTCCACCCAGATTTATACGCATGTCACAAGCGAGTACTTAAAAAAAACATATATGTCCTTTCACCCAAGGGCATAG
- the topA gene encoding type I DNA topoisomerase → MSEFLVIVESPAKAKTIERYLGKKYKVKASMGHIRDLPRSQMGVDTDKEYEPKYITIRGKGPVLKELKTAAKKAKKIYLAADPDREGEAIAWHLANSLQVDVDSDCRVVFNEITKDAIKESFKHPRPINMDLVDSQQARRVLDRLVGYNISPLLWKKVKKGLSAGRVQSVAVRLIIDREKEIKAFEPEEYWTIESDFAKGKTSFEAAFYGLKNKKMELHSQADVDNIKKQLNGNKFTVEKVTKKERKRNPAVPFTTSSLQQEAARKLNFRAKKTMMLAQQLYEGIDLGKKEGTVGLITYMRTDSTRISEVAQNEAYEYITANYGKEYTKEENRKEKKNTNAQDAHEAVRPTSTFKEPNSLKEHLSRDQLRLYKLIWERFIASQMAPAVMDTMSVDLRNGDVIFRATGSKIKFPGFMKVYVEGSDDAVEEQNKQLPDLQEGDEVINKDINPKQHFTQPPPRYTEARLVKTLEELGIGRPSTFAPTLDTIQKRGYVALDNKRFIPTELGEIIHELILEFFPEILDVEFTAHMEQNLDNIESGQINWVKVIDSFYKIFEQSLEKAEKEMQSVEIKDEPAGEDCEECGSPMVFKMGRYGKFMACSNFPDCRNTKAIVKEIGVKCPKCREGNIIERKSKKRRIFYGCDRFPECDFISWDKPIQRPCPKCDNMLVEKKLKKGVQVQCVECDYKEEPQS, encoded by the coding sequence ATGTCAGAGTTTCTAGTAATCGTAGAGTCGCCTGCAAAGGCAAAAACGATTGAACGTTATTTAGGAAAAAAATATAAAGTAAAAGCATCAATGGGACATATAAGAGATCTACCAAGAAGCCAAATGGGTGTTGATACTGATAAAGAATATGAACCGAAGTACATAACGATCCGCGGAAAAGGTCCTGTTCTTAAAGAATTGAAGACAGCAGCCAAAAAGGCAAAAAAGATTTATCTTGCAGCCGACCCCGATAGAGAAGGGGAAGCAATTGCCTGGCATTTAGCCAACAGTCTGCAGGTTGATGTAGATTCGGATTGCCGTGTCGTATTTAATGAAATCACAAAAGACGCCATTAAAGAATCATTTAAACACCCCCGTCCAATTAATATGGATCTAGTTGATTCCCAGCAAGCAAGACGGGTGCTTGATCGCCTAGTAGGCTACAACATCAGCCCGCTGTTATGGAAAAAGGTCAAAAAAGGGCTTAGCGCAGGAAGAGTGCAATCTGTCGCAGTTCGTTTAATCATCGACAGAGAAAAAGAGATTAAAGCATTCGAACCGGAAGAGTACTGGACAATTGAATCAGACTTCGCAAAAGGGAAAACAAGCTTTGAAGCAGCTTTTTACGGGCTGAAAAATAAAAAAATGGAGCTGCATTCTCAAGCGGATGTAGACAATATTAAAAAACAGCTCAATGGCAATAAATTTACTGTTGAGAAGGTAACGAAGAAGGAACGTAAACGAAACCCAGCAGTACCTTTTACAACATCCTCCCTACAGCAGGAAGCTGCGCGAAAGCTAAACTTCAGGGCGAAAAAGACAATGATGCTTGCCCAGCAGCTTTATGAAGGAATAGATTTAGGCAAAAAAGAAGGGACAGTCGGTTTAATCACCTATATGAGAACAGACTCAACCCGTATTTCTGAAGTGGCTCAAAATGAAGCGTATGAATATATAACAGCCAACTACGGAAAAGAGTATACGAAAGAAGAAAACCGCAAAGAAAAGAAAAATACAAATGCACAGGATGCCCATGAAGCGGTAAGACCTACAAGTACGTTCAAGGAGCCAAACTCCCTGAAAGAGCACCTTTCTCGAGACCAGCTTCGCTTGTATAAGCTGATCTGGGAAAGATTCATTGCAAGCCAAATGGCGCCTGCTGTGATGGATACAATGAGTGTAGATTTACGTAACGGGGATGTCATATTCCGTGCAACAGGTTCAAAGATTAAGTTTCCTGGGTTTATGAAGGTGTATGTGGAAGGATCAGATGATGCGGTTGAAGAGCAGAACAAACAGCTTCCTGATTTGCAAGAGGGAGATGAAGTCATCAATAAGGACATCAATCCGAAGCAGCACTTCACACAGCCGCCACCAAGGTATACGGAAGCAAGGCTTGTTAAAACATTAGAAGAGCTTGGAATTGGCCGTCCTTCCACATTTGCGCCGACTTTGGATACTATCCAAAAACGCGGGTATGTGGCTCTCGATAACAAAAGATTTATACCGACTGAGCTTGGAGAAATCATTCATGAATTGATTCTCGAGTTTTTCCCGGAAATCCTTGACGTTGAATTTACAGCACATATGGAGCAGAATCTTGATAATATTGAGTCAGGCCAGATCAATTGGGTAAAGGTAATCGATAGTTTTTATAAGATTTTTGAACAAAGTCTCGAAAAAGCTGAAAAAGAAATGCAATCTGTCGAAATAAAGGATGAGCCTGCAGGGGAAGACTGTGAGGAATGCGGCAGTCCGATGGTATTTAAAATGGGCAGATATGGCAAGTTTATGGCATGCAGTAATTTCCCGGATTGCCGCAATACGAAGGCAATTGTCAAGGAAATCGGTGTGAAATGTCCTAAGTGCCGCGAAGGTAATATTATTGAAAGAAAAAGCAAAAAACGCCGAATTTTCTACGGCTGTGACCGTTTTCCGGAGTGCGATTTCATTTCATGGGATAAACCAATACAGCGTCCATGTCCGAAATGTGATAATATGCTTGTAGAGAAAAAGCTGAAAAAAGGTGTCCAGGTCCAATGTGTAGAGTGTGACTATAAGGAAGAACCTCAAAGCTAA
- the codY gene encoding GTP-sensing pleiotropic transcriptional regulator CodY: protein MDLLSKTRKINAMLQRAAGKPVNFKEMSETLSEVIEANIFVVSRRGKLLGFAINQQIENDRMIKMLEDRQFPEEYTNNLFNIQVTSSNLDVESEYTAFPIENKELFSKGLTTIVPIIGGGERLGTLILARLQEQFHDDDLILAEYGATVVGMEILREKAEEIEEEARSKAVVQMAISSLSYSELEAIEHIFEELNGNEGLLVASKIADRVGITRSVIVNALRKLESAGVIESRSLGMKGTYIKVLNDKFLLELEKLKAN, encoded by the coding sequence ATGGATTTATTGTCAAAAACGAGAAAAATTAATGCGATGCTGCAAAGAGCTGCTGGAAAACCAGTTAACTTCAAGGAAATGTCTGAGACATTGAGCGAAGTAATTGAGGCAAACATATTTGTAGTAAGCAGAAGAGGGAAGCTGTTAGGTTTTGCAATCAACCAGCAAATCGAAAATGACCGTATGATTAAAATGCTGGAAGACCGTCAGTTCCCAGAAGAGTACACAAATAATCTCTTCAATATTCAAGTAACTTCAAGCAACCTTGATGTGGAAAGTGAATACACTGCATTCCCAATCGAAAACAAAGAGCTATTCAGCAAAGGGTTGACAACTATCGTTCCAATCATTGGCGGTGGAGAAAGACTTGGTACGTTAATTCTTGCAAGACTGCAAGAGCAATTCCATGATGATGACCTTATTTTGGCTGAATATGGTGCGACAGTTGTTGGAATGGAAATTCTGCGTGAAAAAGCAGAAGAAATTGAAGAGGAAGCTAGAAGTAAAGCAGTTGTTCAAATGGCAATCAGTTCGTTGTCTTACAGTGAGCTTGAAGCAATTGAGCATATCTTTGAAGAGTTGAACGGAAATGAAGGACTTCTAGTTGCATCTAAAATTGCAGACAGAGTCGGTATAACAAGATCAGTAATCGTTAACGCATTGCGCAAACTTGAAAGTGCTGGTGTTATTGAATCTCGTTCACTTGGTATGAAAGGTACTTACATTAAAGTATTGAACGATAAGTTCTTATTAGAATTAGAAAAATTGAAAGCAAACTAA
- the fliE gene encoding flagellar hook-basal body complex protein FliE, with translation MATVNFPAVSSAFPLNNSSATTAKATGSEVQKNFASFLKDSLNEVNKAQNESDALTNKLAKGEDVDLSQVMITSQKASIMMQATMEFRNKAVEAYQEMMRMSI, from the coding sequence ATGGCAACAGTAAATTTTCCAGCAGTGTCATCCGCATTTCCTTTAAATAATTCTTCTGCAACAACGGCGAAAGCAACAGGTTCAGAAGTTCAAAAGAATTTTGCTTCTTTCTTAAAGGACTCACTTAATGAAGTAAATAAAGCACAGAACGAATCAGACGCTTTAACTAACAAGCTAGCCAAAGGGGAAGACGTCGACTTATCGCAAGTGATGATTACTTCTCAAAAAGCAAGCATTATGATGCAGGCAACAATGGAATTTAGAAATAAAGCAGTTGAAGCATACCAAGAGATGATGAGAATGTCTATTTAG
- the trmFO gene encoding FADH(2)-oxidizing methylenetetrahydrofolate--tRNA-(uracil(54)-C(5))-methyltransferase TrmFO — protein sequence MQDTQKVVNVIGAGLAGSEAAWQIAKRGIKVNLYEMRPVKQTPAHHTDKFAELVCSNSLRGNALTNAVGVLKEEMRRLDSVIIESADLCAVPAGGALAVDRHEFAGRVTEMVKNHPNVTVINEEVTSIPEGVTVIATGPLTSAALSESLKELTGEDYLYFYDAAAPIIEKDSIDLDKVYLKSRYDKGEAAYLNCPMTEEEFDRFYEALISAETVPLKEFEKEIFFEGCMPIEVMASRGRKTMLFGPMKPVGLEDPKTGKRPYAVVQLRQDDAAGTLYNIVGFQTHLKWGPQKEVLQLIPGLENAEIVRYGVMHRNTFINSPKVLNATYQFKNRPNLFFAGQMTGVEGYVESAASGLVAGINAAKLVNGEEPIQFPVETAIGSMASYITKTNAKNFQPMNANFGLFPELPTRIKGKKERYEQHANRALETIQNFMKNV from the coding sequence ATGCAAGATACACAAAAGGTAGTAAATGTCATCGGTGCAGGACTTGCAGGAAGTGAAGCAGCATGGCAAATAGCGAAAAGAGGTATTAAGGTAAACCTTTATGAAATGAGACCTGTCAAGCAGACGCCTGCCCATCATACTGATAAATTTGCAGAGCTTGTATGCAGCAACTCATTAAGAGGAAATGCACTTACTAATGCAGTTGGTGTTCTAAAAGAAGAAATGAGAAGACTGGACTCTGTTATTATTGAGTCTGCGGATCTTTGCGCAGTGCCGGCAGGTGGAGCACTTGCAGTGGACAGACATGAGTTTGCTGGCAGAGTGACAGAAATGGTGAAGAACCATCCCAATGTAACAGTTATTAATGAAGAGGTTACTTCTATACCAGAAGGGGTAACTGTTATTGCGACAGGACCACTTACGAGTGCAGCTCTTTCAGAAAGTCTAAAGGAGCTTACAGGGGAAGATTATTTGTACTTTTATGATGCAGCTGCTCCTATCATCGAAAAAGACAGCATAGACTTAGATAAGGTCTACTTGAAATCCCGTTATGATAAAGGGGAAGCAGCTTATCTGAACTGTCCGATGACAGAAGAGGAATTTGATCGATTTTATGAAGCGCTAATTAGTGCTGAAACTGTACCTTTGAAGGAATTTGAAAAAGAGATTTTCTTCGAAGGATGCATGCCGATTGAAGTGATGGCTTCAAGAGGGAGAAAGACAATGCTGTTTGGACCGATGAAGCCAGTTGGTTTAGAAGATCCGAAAACAGGAAAACGCCCTTATGCAGTTGTTCAGCTACGTCAGGATGACGCTGCAGGCACATTGTACAATATTGTCGGTTTTCAGACACATTTAAAATGGGGACCTCAAAAAGAAGTGCTACAATTAATACCAGGTCTTGAAAACGCTGAAATTGTTCGCTATGGTGTTATGCACAGAAATACATTCATTAATTCACCGAAGGTTCTAAATGCAACATATCAATTCAAAAACCGTCCAAACTTATTCTTCGCAGGCCAAATGACAGGCGTAGAAGGTTATGTAGAATCAGCAGCGAGCGGACTTGTAGCAGGTATTAATGCAGCGAAGCTTGTTAACGGCGAAGAACCAATTCAATTCCCTGTTGAAACAGCGATTGGAAGCATGGCTAGCTATATCACAAAGACGAATGCTAAAAACTTCCAGCCGATGAATGCTAATTTTGGACTTTTCCCTGAATTACCAACTAGAATAAAAGGGAAAAAAGAAAGATATGAACAGCACGCTAACAGAGCGTTGGAAACAATTCAGAACTTTATGAAGAATGTGTAA
- the fliF gene encoding flagellar basal-body MS-ring/collar protein FliF: MKENMNKFFNPLKEYWTNRSKKQKTMLISSVLLLLLVICIAVFFLTRVNLVPLYSNLSPSETGAIKENLDGRGIKSEISDGGKTISVPEEVVDTLKVELAAEGIPNSGNIDYSFFSENASFGMTDNEFNVMKLDAMQTEIANLIKGIDGINDANVVITLPSEGVFVSDETGDASASIVLNTKAGYNFSESQIKGLYTLVSKSVPNLPTENIVITNQNFEYFDLNSTTNTAGDTFTAQNNVKKQVEKDIQRQVQQMLGTLMGQNKVMVSVTADIDFTQENREENLVTPVDEENMQGIAVSAQKISETYTGENAAAQGTPAAEEETDTTTTNTETTTSGDGDYEKVDDTINYEVNRIKKQISESPYKIRDLGIQVMVEPPTADDPTSLPQESIDDITNMLGTIVRTSIDKTAAGDLTDEDLQNKIAVSVQQFNGKATTTETVSAGIPWWVYAVGGVLLAVIGLLIFLVIRARKKKAAEPEEEIISPVSIPDVNEEVESEGTLRRKQLEKMAKEKPEDFAKLLRTWITEE, from the coding sequence ATGAAAGAGAATATGAATAAGTTTTTTAATCCTTTAAAAGAATATTGGACAAACCGTTCGAAAAAGCAAAAGACAATGTTAATAAGCAGTGTTCTTTTGCTTCTTCTTGTGATATGTATTGCGGTTTTCTTTTTAACAAGAGTAAATTTAGTTCCTTTATACAGCAATCTGTCTCCATCCGAAACAGGTGCGATTAAAGAAAACCTTGATGGCAGAGGAATTAAGTCGGAAATTTCTGATGGCGGAAAAACGATAAGTGTTCCAGAAGAGGTTGTTGACACGCTGAAAGTTGAGTTGGCAGCTGAAGGGATTCCAAACTCAGGAAATATTGACTATTCGTTCTTTAGTGAAAATGCAAGCTTTGGAATGACAGATAATGAGTTTAATGTCATGAAGTTAGATGCAATGCAAACAGAAATCGCGAACTTGATCAAGGGGATTGACGGTATCAATGATGCGAATGTAGTCATTACATTGCCAAGTGAAGGTGTGTTTGTATCAGATGAAACAGGAGACGCTTCAGCCTCCATTGTACTGAACACAAAAGCAGGCTATAACTTCTCAGAGAGTCAAATAAAAGGATTATATACACTCGTCTCTAAAAGTGTACCAAACCTTCCTACAGAAAATATCGTCATAACAAACCAAAACTTTGAGTATTTTGACCTAAATTCTACAACTAATACAGCAGGTGATACATTCACTGCTCAAAACAATGTGAAGAAGCAAGTTGAAAAGGATATTCAAAGACAAGTACAGCAAATGCTTGGAACATTAATGGGACAAAATAAAGTCATGGTTTCAGTAACTGCTGATATAGACTTTACCCAAGAAAACAGAGAAGAAAACCTAGTTACACCAGTTGATGAAGAAAATATGCAAGGTATTGCTGTAAGTGCACAAAAAATCTCGGAAACATACACGGGAGAAAATGCAGCGGCACAAGGAACACCTGCTGCTGAAGAAGAGACAGATACAACAACTACTAACACAGAAACAACAACTTCTGGTGATGGCGACTATGAAAAAGTCGATGACACGATAAATTACGAGGTTAATAGAATTAAAAAGCAAATCTCAGAAAGCCCTTATAAAATCCGTGATCTTGGTATTCAAGTAATGGTTGAGCCGCCAACAGCAGATGATCCGACATCACTGCCGCAAGAAAGCATTGATGACATCACAAATATGCTAGGCACGATTGTAAGAACATCTATTGATAAGACGGCAGCTGGCGATCTTACTGATGAAGATTTACAAAATAAAATCGCTGTATCTGTTCAGCAATTTAACGGCAAAGCAACTACGACTGAAACAGTATCTGCTGGAATCCCTTGGTGGGTTTATGCAGTTGGTGGAGTATTGCTAGCAGTAATTGGACTATTAATCTTCTTAGTTATTAGAGCACGCAAGAAGAAAGCAGCAGAGCCGGAAGAAGAAATTATTTCTCCTGTCTCAATACCTGATGTAAACGAAGAAGTGGAATCAGAAGGAACGCTTCGCAGAAAGCAATTAGAGAAAATGGCGAAAGAAAAGCCGGAAGACTTTGCGAAACTCCTTCGCACATGGATAACAGAGGAATAA
- the hslV gene encoding ATP-dependent protease subunit HslV — MPQFHATTIFAVQHKGKCAMSGDGQVTFGNAVVMKHTAKKVRKLFNGKVIAGFAGSVADAFTLFELFEGKLEEYNGNLQRAAVELAKLWRSDKVLRKLEAMLIIMNETDLLLVSGTGEVIEPDDGILAIGSGGNYALSAGRALKQYSGEHLSAYEIAKAALEIAGDICVYTNNNIIVEEL, encoded by the coding sequence CTGCCACAGTTTCACGCAACTACTATTTTTGCTGTTCAACATAAAGGGAAATGCGCCATGTCAGGTGACGGCCAAGTCACTTTCGGCAATGCTGTCGTGATGAAACATACTGCCAAGAAGGTAAGAAAACTTTTTAATGGAAAAGTAATCGCAGGTTTTGCAGGCTCTGTTGCCGATGCCTTTACCTTATTTGAGCTATTCGAAGGAAAATTGGAAGAGTATAATGGGAATCTGCAAAGAGCAGCTGTAGAACTTGCAAAGCTTTGGAGAAGCGATAAGGTTTTACGCAAGCTTGAAGCAATGCTGATCATTATGAACGAAACTGATTTGCTGCTTGTATCTGGCACAGGGGAAGTAATTGAGCCGGATGATGGAATTTTGGCGATTGGCTCAGGCGGTAACTATGCTCTGTCAGCGGGAAGAGCGCTTAAACAATACTCAGGTGAACATCTTTCTGCATACGAAATAGCAAAAGCAGCTCTTGAAATCGCTGGCGATATTTGTGTATATACGAACAATAATATTATTGTAGAAGAATTATAA
- the hslU gene encoding HslU--HslV peptidase ATPase subunit, with product MNKNTSLTPRQIVERLDQYIVGQKDAKKAVAIALRNRFRRGLLDEKLRDEISPKNILMMGPTGVGKTEIARRIAKIVSAPFVKVEATKFTEVGYVGRDVESMVRDLVETSVRIVREEKMAQVKERAEAAANNRLVDLMMPASAKKQKNYSNPLEMLFGGGNTEPQAEEPTVEESSRYEKRKVLKEKLALGELENEVITVEVEEQQPSMFDMLQGSGMEQMGMNMQDALSSFMPKKKKKRKLTVREARVVLTNEEAQKLIDMDEVTQEAVVRAEQMGIIFIDEIDKIASKSSGGSSADVSREGVQRDILPVVEGSTIVTKYGSVKTDHILFIAAGAFHISKPSDLIPELQGRFPIRVELGKLTVDDFYRILVEPDNALIKQYQALLQTEGIEIEFSDDAIRKIAEVAFEVNQNTDNIGARRLHTILEKLLEDLSFEAPDITMDKITITPQYVEEKLGAISRNKDLSQFIL from the coding sequence ATGAATAAGAACACAAGCTTAACACCTCGTCAAATTGTAGAACGTCTTGATCAATATATTGTTGGGCAAAAGGATGCCAAAAAAGCTGTTGCGATTGCGTTAAGAAACCGTTTTCGCCGCGGTTTGCTTGATGAGAAGCTGCGTGACGAAATCAGTCCGAAGAACATCCTTATGATGGGACCTACTGGTGTAGGTAAAACGGAGATAGCAAGGCGTATAGCGAAAATAGTCAGCGCTCCATTTGTTAAAGTGGAAGCTACTAAATTCACAGAGGTCGGTTATGTCGGCAGAGATGTTGAATCAATGGTAAGAGACTTGGTTGAAACATCTGTGCGAATCGTAAGAGAAGAAAAGATGGCTCAGGTAAAAGAAAGGGCAGAAGCAGCAGCTAATAATCGACTAGTTGATCTGATGATGCCTGCTTCGGCTAAAAAGCAAAAAAATTACAGTAATCCACTTGAAATGCTTTTCGGCGGCGGAAACACAGAACCTCAAGCAGAGGAGCCGACTGTGGAGGAATCAAGCCGCTACGAAAAAAGAAAAGTGCTTAAAGAAAAATTAGCACTTGGCGAGCTTGAGAACGAAGTGATTACAGTGGAAGTCGAAGAACAGCAGCCATCGATGTTTGATATGCTGCAGGGCTCAGGCATGGAGCAGATGGGGATGAATATGCAAGATGCATTAAGCAGTTTCATGCCGAAGAAAAAGAAAAAACGCAAATTGACTGTACGTGAAGCAAGGGTTGTCTTGACGAATGAAGAAGCCCAAAAGCTGATCGATATGGATGAAGTTACACAAGAGGCAGTCGTAAGAGCTGAACAAATGGGTATCATCTTTATTGATGAAATCGACAAAATTGCCAGCAAAAGCAGCGGAGGTTCTTCCGCTGATGTTTCAAGAGAAGGAGTTCAGCGTGATATTCTTCCCGTAGTAGAAGGTTCTACAATTGTGACGAAATATGGTTCTGTAAAAACAGACCATATATTATTCATTGCTGCTGGAGCTTTCCATATCTCCAAGCCTTCAGATTTGATCCCTGAGCTTCAAGGTCGTTTCCCAATTCGTGTGGAGCTTGGCAAGCTGACAGTGGACGATTTCTATCGCATCTTAGTCGAGCCGGATAATGCATTGATTAAGCAATATCAAGCATTACTGCAAACTGAAGGTATAGAAATTGAATTTTCTGACGATGCTATACGTAAGATAGCTGAAGTGGCTTTTGAAGTGAATCAGAACACAGATAATATTGGTGCTAGAAGGCTTCATACAATTCTTGAGAAATTACTCGAGGATTTATCGTTTGAAGCACCTGATATAACAATGGACAAAATTACCATTACACCGCAATATGTAGAAGAAAAACTAGGTGCAATTTCAAGAAATAAAGATTTAAGTCAATTTATTCTTTAA